A stretch of Episyrphus balteatus chromosome 2, idEpiBalt1.1, whole genome shotgun sequence DNA encodes these proteins:
- the LOC129908649 gene encoding protein SPT2 homolog yields MDFGALLHVAKKNSETTKDADGKYYSTKFAPPKKESKDKKLSHNIQKFLAKKEQEERERQRLEKQKLDQLMALRDEKSKNKIKKMLKVTKSANKSVLDDAVDMDHTAVTREGGEQPDQDDYGYVSNEANAFYQKYIEKVKDVKEDKQFAPSRPATRTDLNSTKDRVKAAIEREILERNMPHTRVRTSTAAPKLASALMTTGSLRKKDLYDPEAEREMEEKKKREEEQQRRAKNKKPPPPVMDFQALLKLAEKKQFEPVVVEVEPKKKEPERLLTKKERKEQEERQKFMEERERRKKEMEKGGGKSSAAAPPKAPERQKMEPNGRIPKLNQSAAAPKAPSSSSTASSSSKSVDTKSATFKKPLNPVSASSSSSQKSSHPSSKMSSSPAASKSTSSSARPLTNGGTSSSSKDKPSQKAYPPPSKLSSSSSSSSKPNSAASSKSALSQNGGTSSKSALSQNGGKGSYNGPTREFPPKDVKARTQQAPAQTTRQFPPSDVRRSNKPPERKPQQPVKRRIYDDDDEDEYDSDLDDFIDDGPDGEDYSQHIKAIFGYDKSRYRDIDEDDSGMESTFAQQMREEYVSKKIGLMEDLEDMRQEAEDKKRKASMKRKKVH; encoded by the exons ATGGATTTCGGAGCTTTGTTACATGTTGCTAAGAAAAATAGCGAAACTACCAAGGATGCAGat GGCAAATATTACAGTACGAAATTTGCTCCCCCTAAAAAGGAATCAAAAGATAAGAAATTATCGCACAACATCCAGAAGTTTCTTGCTAAAAAAGAACAGGAAGAAAGGGAGCGACAACGTTTAGAAAAGCAAAAACTTGACCAATTGATGGCTCTGCGCGATGAAAagtccaaaaataaaatcaagaaaatgctGAAAGTCACGAAATCCGCCAACAAGTCTGTGTTGGACGATGCCGTCGACATGGATCACACGGCTGTGACTCGCGAGGGAGGGGAACAACCCGACCAAGACGATTATGGTTACGTTTCGAACGAGGCCAATGCCTTCTAccaaaaatacatagaaaaagTCAAAGATGTTAAAGAAGACAAGCAATTTGCTCCCAGTCGACCAGCTACTCGAACAGACTTAAATAGCACAAAGGATCGCGTCAAGGCAGCTATTGAGCGTGAGATATTGGAGCGAAATATGCCACACACTCGTGTGCGAACATCAACAGCAGCTCCTAAGTTGGCCTCAGCGTTGATGACTACTGGGTCATTAAGGAAGAAAGATCTTTATGATCCGGAAGCTGAGAGGGAAATGGAGGAGAAGAAAAAACGTGAGGAGGAACAACAGAGAAGGGCGAAGAATAAGAAACCTCCGCCTCCAGTGATGGATTTTCAAGCGCTTCTCAAGCTGGCTGAGAAGAAGCAATTTGAACCTGTTGTAGTGGAAGTGGAGCCGAAGAAAAAGGAGCCCGAAAGACTACTCACGAAGAAAGAGAGGAAGGAACAAGAAGAACGCCAAAAATTCATGGAAGAAAGAGAAAGACGTAAAAAGGAAATGGAAAAGGGCGGAGGAAAGTCGAGTGCGGCAGCTCCGCCAAAAGCACCAGAGAGGCAGAAAATGGAACCCAATGGCCGCATACCCAAATTGAATCAATCTGCTGCTGCTCCAAAAGCACCATCATCCTCATCTACAGCTTCTAGTAGCAGCAAGTCCGTAGATACAAAATCAGCCACATTTAAAAAGCCACTAAATCCTGTTTCAGCCAGTTCAAGTTCCAGTCAAAAAAGTTCACATCCTTCTTCGAAGATGTCTTCCTCGCCAGCAGCATCAAAAAGTACAAGCAGTAGTGCAAGACCATTGACAAATGGAGGAACATCATCATCGTCAAAAGATAAACCATCTCAGAAAGCTTATCCTCCTCCTAGTAaattgtcatcatcatcatcaagttCTTCCAAACCTAATTCCGCTGCAAGCTCAAAGAGTGCCTTGAGTCAAAATGGAGGCACAAGCTCAAAGAGTGCCTTAAGTCAAAATGGAGGCAAAGGATCGTACAATGGACCAACTAGGGAATTTCCACCCAAGGATGTGAAGGCTAGAACTCAACAGGCACCAGCTCAAACAACACGACAATTCCCACCTTCAGATGTTCGACGGTCCAATAAGCCACCTGAGAGAAAACCCCAACAACCAGTGAAaa gAAGAAtctatgatgatgacgatgaagaTGAATATGATTCTGATTTGGATGATTTTATTGATGATGGACCAGATGGCGAAGATTATTCGCAGCACATCAAAGCTATTTTTGGTTACGATAAATCAAG GTACCGAGATATTGACGAAGATGATTCTGGAATGGAGTCCACATTCGCTCAACAGATGCGCGAAGAATACGTTAGTAAAAAAATTG GTTTAATGGAAGACTTAGAAGATATGCGACAAGAAGCCGAAGATAAAAAACGTAAAGCGAGCATGAAGAGAAAAAAGGTGCATTGA